From a region of the Verrucomicrobiia bacterium genome:
- the nadD gene encoding nicotinate (nicotinamide) nucleotide adenylyltransferase, producing the protein MRIGLYGGSFDPVHLGHLLVARAALEELSLDRLLFIPAARSPFKPGVAPAPDALRLRMLRLALAGENRMAVDDREIHRGGVSYTVDTVRELRATGPAEAVWFWLIGSDHLRTLTQWKESAALASLVEFVVIPRPGGGASGLPPPYRVHHLRGWTLQVSSSEIRERAARGQSLRHLVPGPVAEVLTAEELYRSQP; encoded by the coding sequence ATGCGTATCGGCCTCTATGGCGGCTCGTTTGATCCGGTGCATCTCGGACACCTCCTGGTGGCCCGGGCGGCACTCGAGGAGTTGTCCCTCGACCGGCTGCTCTTTATCCCGGCCGCCCGATCCCCATTCAAACCCGGGGTCGCACCCGCTCCAGACGCCCTGCGGCTCCGCATGTTGCGGCTGGCGCTCGCCGGGGAGAACCGCATGGCCGTGGACGACCGGGAGATTCACCGGGGTGGCGTGAGTTATACCGTGGATACCGTCCGCGAGCTCCGGGCGACCGGCCCGGCGGAGGCCGTCTGGTTTTGGCTGATCGGCTCCGATCATCTGCGCACGCTCACGCAATGGAAGGAATCGGCGGCCTTGGCGTCCCTTGTCGAGTTCGTGGTGATCCCGCGCCCCGGGGGCGGGGCTTCCGGGTTGCCGCCGCCCTATCGCGTCCATCACCTGCGGGGATGGACGCTCCAGGTGTCTTCCTCGGAGATCCGGGAACGTGCGGCCCGTGGCCAAAGTCTCCGGCATCTGGTCCCCGGGCCCGTGGCGGAGGTCCTGACGGCCGAGGAACTTTACCGGAGTCAGCCATGA
- a CDS encoding tetratricopeptide repeat protein produces MRILWAVVWLAVMPLRAEEAAEILFHAALRAFEVGQWEQSAEGFARLTVEFPEFEGVPEAREREAFARAETAMATGDFASAAARFAAYRKAHPGTRRSALAAVREATCRLRLGDRAGAIAVLEEPEGAFGALTQSGEDPAVLFAGWLLKAEALRGEQRLADAEAVLAGAGPSARTPAEQWARLEALAAVQEAAGRLEAAAESADTLSSALADAGPGERSAAASALAGRLWRRAGNPERADTAFSRNLAAGIPEPLQREAVLHLADSAVARGDFSGALGRIQSFLQANPEPPDAPAFRLRLGQALLRSYLAAGGPTNAAPEVAPLLGQAAAAFDAGLGGTASPDVTGMLHLGRGWVLWYEAGGGGGSATLERLRLAASHFVAAAASLPTGHAQATARFKLGDVLLRLREPVQALTNYLAVASQYPSDTQVQSELVERALQQAVLSAVEARDASSAQEVVDRLLARQPGAATAGDSTLTVAQALSRSGNPNGARAVLQRFLKAYPESPEAADAELLLASLDLRAGAWSEAIAALDVWLTRHTNHPSATRVEFDRAWAMVRAGASTNAIAQFAALAARYPTNVMSEAALLWIAGHHHSLGNFSQAGAACVSILTNAAWQGSPAWHQARLWAAEAARGRQNLTSAREQLTALLNDRTTPDPLRPAAYFALGEIQLEESPPPGQSPLQSFQVALEAFTAAAQYTNSPLVAAALGKMADCHLQLATRATNSYAKADDLYRRVLETPAADVSARTKAAFGRAIVAEKRAGDGTDPTAVAARSAALRHYLEIVNGELLRPGDVADPWWIKEAGREAGRLLESSARWQDAVALYERLALELPSMQVAWERRAAEARKRSAETAR; encoded by the coding sequence GTGCGGATCCTCTGGGCGGTGGTCTGGCTGGCGGTGATGCCGCTGCGCGCGGAGGAGGCGGCAGAGATTCTGTTCCATGCGGCGCTTCGGGCGTTTGAGGTGGGACAGTGGGAGCAGTCGGCGGAGGGCTTTGCGCGGCTTACCGTGGAGTTTCCGGAGTTTGAAGGGGTTCCGGAGGCTCGGGAGCGCGAGGCGTTCGCTCGGGCGGAGACCGCCATGGCGACGGGGGATTTTGCATCCGCAGCGGCCCGCTTTGCGGCCTATCGGAAGGCGCATCCCGGCACGCGGCGCTCTGCGTTGGCAGCGGTTCGCGAGGCGACGTGCCGGCTGCGCCTGGGGGATCGTGCGGGAGCCATTGCAGTGCTGGAGGAACCGGAGGGGGCTTTTGGGGCGTTGACCCAGTCGGGAGAGGATCCCGCGGTCCTCTTTGCAGGGTGGCTGCTGAAGGCCGAGGCGCTGCGCGGGGAGCAGCGGTTGGCGGATGCCGAGGCTGTGCTCGCGGGTGCCGGGCCGTCGGCCCGGACCCCGGCGGAACAGTGGGCGCGGCTTGAGGCCCTGGCCGCGGTCCAGGAAGCCGCCGGGCGGCTCGAGGCGGCGGCGGAATCCGCCGACACCCTGTCGTCGGCCCTCGCCGATGCTGGGCCCGGCGAACGATCCGCTGCCGCCTCGGCCCTGGCCGGGCGCCTCTGGCGTCGCGCCGGGAATCCGGAGCGGGCGGACACCGCGTTCTCGCGGAACCTCGCCGCGGGGATCCCCGAGCCGCTGCAGCGGGAGGCGGTGTTGCATCTGGCCGACTCCGCCGTGGCGCGCGGGGATTTTTCCGGAGCCCTCGGCCGCATTCAGTCGTTCTTGCAGGCCAACCCGGAGCCGCCCGATGCCCCGGCGTTTCGGCTGCGCCTGGGGCAGGCGCTGCTGCGTTCGTATCTCGCCGCCGGCGGTCCCACGAATGCGGCGCCCGAGGTGGCCCCATTGCTGGGCCAGGCGGCTGCGGCGTTCGATGCCGGACTCGGCGGCACGGCTTCCCCGGACGTCACCGGCATGCTGCACCTCGGCCGCGGCTGGGTGCTGTGGTATGAGGCCGGCGGTGGGGGAGGGTCTGCGACGCTGGAACGATTGCGTCTGGCGGCGTCCCACTTCGTCGCCGCCGCCGCGTCCCTGCCCACGGGCCATGCCCAGGCCACGGCGCGGTTCAAACTCGGGGATGTCCTGCTGCGACTGCGGGAACCGGTCCAGGCGTTGACAAATTATCTGGCCGTCGCGTCGCAGTATCCCTCGGACACCCAGGTGCAATCCGAGCTGGTGGAACGGGCATTGCAGCAGGCGGTGCTGTCCGCGGTGGAGGCCCGGGATGCGTCGTCGGCCCAGGAGGTCGTGGACCGCCTCTTGGCGCGGCAGCCGGGGGCCGCCACCGCGGGGGACAGCACGCTGACGGTGGCGCAGGCCCTGTCCCGGTCTGGAAATCCCAATGGCGCCCGCGCGGTGCTCCAGCGATTTCTGAAGGCGTATCCGGAATCGCCGGAGGCGGCGGATGCCGAGCTGCTCCTGGCATCGCTGGACCTGCGGGCCGGGGCGTGGAGCGAGGCGATCGCCGCATTGGACGTGTGGTTGACCCGCCATACGAATCACCCGTCGGCGACCCGTGTGGAATTCGACCGCGCCTGGGCGATGGTCCGTGCCGGGGCCTCCACAAACGCCATCGCCCAGTTCGCGGCGCTGGCCGCGCGTTATCCCACCAATGTGATGTCCGAGGCCGCCCTCCTGTGGATCGCCGGGCACCATCATTCCCTTGGGAATTTTTCCCAAGCGGGTGCGGCGTGTGTGAGCATCCTGACCAACGCCGCCTGGCAGGGGAGTCCGGCATGGCACCAGGCACGGCTGTGGGCGGCGGAGGCGGCGCGGGGGCGTCAGAATCTGACCAGCGCCCGCGAGCAGTTGACGGCGCTCCTCAATGACCGCACGACCCCGGATCCCCTCCGTCCTGCGGCCTATTTCGCGCTCGGGGAGATCCAGTTGGAGGAATCGCCGCCTCCCGGCCAGTCTCCCTTGCAGAGTTTTCAGGTGGCCCTCGAAGCCTTCACCGCGGCGGCGCAGTACACCAACTCACCGCTTGTGGCCGCCGCGCTGGGCAAGATGGCGGACTGCCACCTCCAGCTCGCCACCCGTGCCACCAACAGCTACGCGAAGGCGGATGACCTGTACCGCCGGGTTCTCGAAACCCCTGCCGCCGACGTGTCGGCCCGCACCAAGGCGGCCTTCGGACGGGCCATCGTGGCGGAAAAGCGGGCCGGGGATGGCACCGATCCCACGGCGGTTGCTGCGCGCTCCGCTGCACTGCGCCATTATCTGGAGATCGTGAACGGCGAACTCCTGCGTCCCGGGGATGTGGCGGATCCATGGTGGATCAAGGAGGCGGGCCGTGAGGCTGGACGCCTTCTGGAGAGCTCTGCGCGATGGCAGGACGCCGTCGCCCTCTACGAGCGCCTGGCACTCGAGCTGCCCTCCATGCAGGTCGCTTGGGAGCGGCGGGCCGCGGAGGCCCGGAAGCGCTCCGCAGAAACCGCCCGTTGA